In the Manis javanica isolate MJ-LG chromosome 12, MJ_LKY, whole genome shotgun sequence genome, one interval contains:
- the LOC140844853 gene encoding uncharacterized protein: MEVREANRGGLPARCGRWLRDHLQRLCPCCPRNPEHEEESTLHANKIHRGRAPWTGVRTAQETPVLELRPVSPASALGPGAPAGMAPGLAEPVPGPEPTSPCAAISDIPGVVSGPEVEPHEPSEPSRPSPSPRMGQARRHAWEPNDVTSVAALHGSVHHLAQEEHLGPTVAEPEEPRQTQLAPETQGGPASWLEPVQELPETPVLELRPVSPASAPAEPEDVPAVPSAPLPSPELEPHEPSGTGPRAPARMAPGLAGAKPAPESTLLAFPPRLVAEQLTLMYAELFTKVAVDDRMTRCGSQSYNGNVEHLASTNKIIKQFHDAANMVISSCLGAPGMTARDRARVVEFWIQVAKECLDLENFAHLHAILLALQSPAISRLQCTWGRVSWKSSRMHKRLEKERWLNRKRLLKESSILREMLIHKYVAMTHHLQPEEHFRAFFQAVETLDDQKRYTLSCQLEPPGQRAGRKGLLFFRSRNI; the protein is encoded by the exons ATGGAAGTCAGGGAAGCAAACAGGGGCggtcttcctgctcgctgtgggcgttggctcagAGACCACCTCCAACGCCTCTGTCCGTGTTGTCCAAGGaaccccgag CATGAAGAGGAGTCAACTCTCCATGCAAATAAGATCCACAGGgggagggctccctggacaggTGTGAGGACGGCACAAGAGACAcctgtgctggagctacggccggtgtcacctgcttcagccctgGGGCCCGGAGCACCTGCCGGAATGGCACCGGGCCTGGCAGAGCCAGTGCCAGGtccagagcccaccagcccctgtgcggCGATCTCGGACATCCCGGGAGTGGTCTCGGGCCCCGaggtggagccccatgagccttcaGAACCCAGCAG gccttcccccagccccaggatgggcCAGGCTAGGCGCCATGCCTGGGAGCCCAATGATGTGACCAGCGTGGCAGCCCTCCATGGCAGCGTCCACCACTTggcccaggaggagcacctggggcccactgTGGCAGAGCCGGAAG aaccacggcagacgcagctggctccagagacacagggagggccGGCTTCATGGCTAGAGCCagttcaggagctccctgagacccctgtgctggagctacggccAGTGTCACCTGCGTCAGCCCCCGCAGAGCCGGAGGACGTCCCAGCAGTGCCCTCAGCCCCACTGCCGAGCCCTGAGCTTGAGCCCCATGAGCCCTCAGGCACAGGGCCCAGGGCACCTGCCAGAATGGCACCGGGCCTGGCAGGGGCAAAGCCAGCTCCAGAGTCCACCCTCCTGGCATTCCCCCCCCGCCTGGTtgccgagcagctgaccctgatgtatGCG GAACTGttcaccaaggtggcagtggaCGACCGCATGACCCGCTGCGGGAGCCAGTCATACAACGGAAACGTTGAACACCTGGCCTCCACCAATAAGATCATAAAACAATTTCATGATGCAGCCAACatggtcatctcctcctgcctcggggccCCAGGCATGACGGCGcgggacagggcccgagtggtagagttctggatccaggtggccaag gagtgtctggaccTCGAGAATTTCGCACacctccatgccattctcttggccctgcagagccctgccATCAGTCGTCTGCAGTGCACCTGGGGACGTGTTTCCTG gAAGAGCTCCAGGATGCATAAGAGACTTGAAAAAGAGAGGTGGCTTAACCGGAAGAGGCTCCTCAAg GAAAGTTCCATCCTACGTGAGATGCTCATACACAAGTACGTGGCCATGACGCATCACCTGCAACCCGAGGAGCACTTCAGAGCCTTCTTCCAGGCCGTGGAGACCCTGGATGACCAGAagag atacaccctgtcctgccagctggagcccccaggccagagggccGGCAGAAAGGGACTCTTGTTCTTCAGGTCCCGCAACATTTAA